One genomic window of Blastopirellula retiformator includes the following:
- a CDS encoding DUF1223 domain-containing protein, translating to MTLPLVSRRAAFRLAALLTAGCGAPLNSSLHGEEEGAQSSGFALIELFTSQGCNSCPSADQNLARVNQLARERKLPIYTLSLHVDYWNYLGWEDPFSNAAYSQRQRRYAQAFGANQVYTPQMIVNGRVEFVGSNVANTDRAIRAGLDSQTTTKLTVEVTRQQDAAIVRWNVTNLTKRDQLQLALVQKQAARDVTAGENDGRTLSHVNVVRKLQTIATPAGQGQHQLSLPVNAKSADYHVIAFVQSSENQKIATATQAELVG from the coding sequence ATGACGCTTCCACTTGTCTCACGTCGTGCGGCGTTTCGCCTGGCCGCCCTCTTGACCGCCGGCTGCGGCGCTCCGCTCAATTCGTCGCTGCATGGCGAAGAAGAAGGAGCACAATCGAGCGGCTTCGCGTTGATCGAGTTGTTCACCTCCCAAGGATGCAACAGCTGCCCCAGCGCCGATCAAAATCTGGCTCGCGTCAACCAGCTTGCCCGCGAGCGGAAACTGCCGATCTACACGCTGTCGCTGCATGTCGACTACTGGAACTATCTCGGCTGGGAAGATCCGTTTAGCAACGCCGCCTATTCGCAACGACAACGTCGTTACGCCCAAGCCTTCGGCGCCAATCAGGTTTACACGCCGCAGATGATCGTCAATGGCCGCGTCGAGTTCGTCGGCTCCAACGTCGCCAATACCGATCGCGCGATCCGCGCAGGTCTCGACAGTCAAACGACGACGAAGCTAACCGTGGAGGTCACCCGCCAGCAAGACGCGGCGATCGTCCGCTGGAACGTCACGAATCTTACGAAACGCGATCAGTTGCAACTGGCGCTGGTGCAAAAGCAAGCGGCCCGCGACGTGACCGCCGGCGAAAACGACGGCCGCACGCTGTCGCACGTTAATGTGGTCCGCAAGCTGCAGACGATCGCCACACCGGCAGGGCAAGGACAGCATCAATTGTCGCTACCCGTAAACGCAAAATCGGCCGACTACCATGTGATCGCTTTCGTCCAGTCGAGCGAAAACCAGAAAATCGCGACCGCCACGCAGGCCGAACTGGTCGGTTAG
- a CDS encoding MarR family winged helix-turn-helix transcriptional regulator, with amino-acid sequence MSASTPKSDSASRGRKFDSLQQEVFLNLWRTYDRLKALEDEMFSESGISAQQYNTLRLLRSVYPAGMPTLVLGSRLISRAPDMTRLLDKLEQRGLLARHRPPENRRVVEVRLTPEGRKLVNQLDASVRKCHERQLGHLDDKSLDQLVKLLKAARKPHEDAENLSLVDQ; translated from the coding sequence ATGAGCGCCTCTACTCCCAAGTCTGATTCCGCGTCGCGTGGTCGCAAATTCGACTCGCTGCAGCAGGAAGTTTTCTTGAACCTGTGGCGGACCTACGACCGGCTCAAGGCGCTGGAAGATGAGATGTTCAGCGAGTCGGGCATCTCGGCCCAGCAGTACAACACGCTGCGGCTGCTCCGTTCGGTCTATCCCGCGGGGATGCCGACGCTGGTGTTGGGCAGTCGGCTGATCAGCCGGGCGCCTGACATGACCCGGTTGCTCGACAAGTTAGAGCAGCGAGGCTTGCTAGCCCGCCATCGCCCGCCTGAGAATCGCCGCGTGGTTGAAGTCCGCCTGACGCCAGAGGGGCGAAAGCTGGTCAATCAGCTCGACGCCTCGGTGCGGAAGTGCCACGAAAGGCAACTGGGACACCTGGACGACAAATCGCTGGACCAACTGGTCAAACTGCTGAAAGCGGCTAGAAAACCACATGAGGACGCCGAGAATCTCTCGTTAGTCGACCAGTAG
- a CDS encoding NAD(P)/FAD-dependent oxidoreductase, which translates to MIANEKPQVVVIGGGPAGSTVSTLIAQKGYRVELFEREVFPRYHIGESMIPETYWVLKRLNMLDKMKQSNFIKKYSVQFVGQSGRLSAPFYFHDNKPHECSQTWQVRRSEFDLMMIENAAEHGVKVHQGVRVLDVLFDGDRAIGVKVVDASGETREVLADVVVDASGQSSMLINKFKLRVPDPELNKGAIWTYFKGAYRDEGKDEGATVVLSVQGKKGWFWYIPLHDDIVSVGVVGDFDYLFKDRGGHEQTYAEELDRCPAVKERIANAEQVEKIFATKDYTYKASQGAGDGWVLVGDAFGFLDPLYSSGVLLALKSGQLAADAICEGLEKGDTSKEQLGDWLPDYQVGVGRMRRLVSEYYEGFNFGRFIRRFPHFVGRVTDLLIGDLFKDDLDEVIAAMDMVKAEDEEARLMAAKEQD; encoded by the coding sequence ATGATCGCCAACGAAAAACCTCAAGTCGTCGTCATCGGCGGCGGCCCCGCTGGATCGACCGTTTCGACTTTGATCGCCCAAAAGGGCTACCGCGTCGAGCTCTTCGAACGCGAGGTGTTTCCGCGGTATCACATCGGCGAGTCGATGATTCCGGAAACCTACTGGGTGCTGAAGCGTCTGAACATGCTCGACAAGATGAAGCAAAGCAACTTCATTAAGAAGTACAGCGTGCAGTTTGTTGGGCAGTCGGGGCGTCTCTCGGCGCCGTTCTACTTTCATGACAACAAGCCGCACGAATGTTCGCAGACTTGGCAGGTACGGCGTAGCGAATTCGACCTGATGATGATCGAGAACGCCGCCGAGCATGGCGTTAAAGTTCATCAGGGAGTTCGCGTCCTGGACGTGTTGTTTGACGGGGATCGCGCGATCGGCGTCAAGGTGGTCGACGCTTCCGGCGAGACGCGCGAGGTGCTGGCCGACGTGGTGGTCGACGCCAGCGGGCAAAGCTCGATGCTGATCAACAAATTCAAGCTGCGCGTCCCCGATCCCGAACTTAACAAAGGGGCGATTTGGACCTACTTCAAAGGCGCCTACCGGGACGAAGGGAAAGACGAAGGAGCGACCGTCGTCTTGAGCGTCCAGGGGAAGAAGGGCTGGTTCTGGTACATTCCGCTTCATGACGATATCGTCAGCGTCGGCGTGGTCGGCGACTTCGACTACCTCTTCAAAGACCGCGGCGGACATGAGCAAACCTACGCCGAGGAGCTGGACCGCTGTCCGGCCGTGAAAGAGCGAATCGCCAATGCGGAGCAGGTCGAAAAGATCTTTGCGACCAAGGATTACACGTACAAAGCCAGCCAAGGGGCCGGCGACGGGTGGGTGCTGGTTGGCGATGCGTTTGGCTTTCTTGATCCTCTTTATTCATCCGGCGTTTTGCTGGCGCTGAAGTCAGGGCAACTGGCCGCCGATGCGATTTGTGAAGGGCTCGAAAAGGGAGACACTTCGAAAGAGCAGCTTGGCGACTGGCTGCCTGACTATCAGGTTGGCGTAGGGCGCATGCGCCGCCTGGTCTCGGAGTATTACGAAGGGTTCAACTTCGGCCGCTTCATTCGCCGCTTCCCTCACTTCGTGGGCCGCGTAACCGACTTGTTGATCGGCGATCTGTTCAAAGACGATTTGGACGAAGTGATCGCCGCCATGGATATGGTCAAGGCTGAAGATGAAGAAGCCCGGCTGATGGCGGCCAAAGAGCAAGACTGA
- a CDS encoding serine/threonine-protein kinase has protein sequence MTEVDEEIRRNFESDWLRGQCGDIVDYLPMPEAPSYLPTLEELICIDLEFRWQRITKSSRGIDSSSETLSLEQQPLVEKYLDRFPQLHDPAILQRLVDQEIDVRKASPFPPQPTEYQQRFPQLQLPGSSFPNANGLPADETRRYSTLPTKSDVEALPSAFGAYQLMELLGRGGMGKVYRAHQAKADRMVAIKIAGFSGAPPEIRDEIAQRFESEVRAAANLAHDNVMPIYDVGEVDGSLYYTMPIVAGDLASEVRKNPLTNNVAARYLAQAARGVAAAHHQGLLHRDIKPHNLMLDPDNERVLVADFGLARLMSAEEQLTITGEVLGTPPYMAPEQIRSSHAIDVRADVYALGATLYHLLVGKPPIQAATPVETLRQVLEEEPASPRELNPQIDRDLETICLRCLQKEPRLRFASADELADDLERYLRGEPIKSRPIGIVGRLDRWRRRNPKIAALSAGLAASLLLVAIIAGIGWYSTEWQLARVMQNNRQGQLAVNDLYTFIRDEPLLNMPGHEAIRAELLQRGLDHYQQLIDLAGENETLPADLLEARTQLGLLKLEIRDPAEAALQFRQVIDDAKKLPKEIAETRQVLSSVSDSWNGLGQTLHRAGKEADAAAAFDKAIALRTAIVKQAAGELEPVRKLANAKMNHALILAAQGKRDDSQQEQIVAQRDRRQLLRDHDKDAKLLRDYAKGQFNLARLELTTQGVTPKATELLQDATQRFGRLTALYSTDAELWQRYIECLLTMSQLEDFPHSSLQKACDLLPSAMVLAPENREYRIRLITIAQQAIEIQMENRNFDQANELWEKVETKLVQRLGDEDQSIEAVRLRLLSLRQHGLITLGMGDKGLARRHLRAAIQRNRNTKEDPAYAAIWTSAWKNDWEAIERLADSLD, from the coding sequence ATGACTGAAGTTGATGAAGAGATTCGCCGCAACTTCGAGTCCGATTGGCTCCGCGGCCAATGCGGCGATATCGTCGACTATCTGCCGATGCCGGAAGCGCCGTCGTACCTGCCGACGTTGGAAGAGCTGATTTGCATTGATCTGGAGTTTCGCTGGCAACGGATCACGAAGAGCTCGCGGGGAATCGATTCAAGCAGCGAGACGCTGTCGCTCGAGCAGCAGCCACTGGTCGAAAAATATCTCGATCGCTTTCCGCAATTGCACGATCCGGCGATTTTGCAGCGGCTGGTCGATCAAGAGATTGACGTTCGCAAGGCCTCTCCCTTCCCGCCGCAACCGACCGAATACCAGCAACGCTTTCCGCAGCTGCAGTTGCCGGGATCGTCGTTTCCAAACGCCAACGGCCTGCCTGCTGACGAAACGCGACGTTATTCGACGTTGCCCACCAAGTCAGACGTCGAGGCGTTGCCCAGTGCGTTTGGCGCCTATCAGCTGATGGAGCTGTTAGGCCGCGGCGGCATGGGGAAGGTCTATCGTGCACACCAGGCGAAAGCGGACCGGATGGTGGCGATCAAGATCGCCGGGTTCAGCGGGGCGCCGCCAGAGATTCGAGACGAAATCGCGCAGCGGTTTGAGTCGGAGGTTCGGGCCGCCGCTAACCTAGCGCATGACAACGTCATGCCGATCTACGACGTCGGCGAGGTGGACGGCAGTTTATATTACACGATGCCGATTGTCGCCGGCGACCTGGCGTCGGAGGTCCGAAAGAATCCGCTAACCAACAACGTGGCGGCTCGCTATCTGGCGCAGGCGGCGCGAGGCGTCGCCGCCGCTCACCATCAAGGTCTCTTGCATCGCGATATCAAGCCGCACAACTTGATGCTCGATCCCGACAATGAACGGGTACTGGTCGCCGACTTTGGCTTGGCTCGCTTGATGTCGGCGGAAGAGCAGCTGACGATCACCGGCGAAGTGCTGGGTACGCCTCCTTACATGGCGCCGGAGCAGATTCGCAGTTCGCATGCAATCGACGTTCGGGCCGACGTTTACGCACTGGGCGCGACCCTCTATCACTTGCTGGTCGGCAAACCGCCAATTCAAGCGGCGACGCCGGTCGAGACTTTGCGGCAAGTGTTGGAAGAAGAGCCCGCCTCGCCACGCGAATTGAACCCGCAAATCGATCGCGACCTAGAGACGATCTGCCTCCGCTGTTTGCAAAAGGAACCGAGACTTCGCTTCGCGTCGGCCGACGAACTGGCGGACGATTTGGAGCGTTACCTGCGGGGCGAACCGATCAAGTCGCGTCCGATTGGGATAGTGGGGCGACTGGATCGTTGGCGCCGCCGCAATCCCAAGATTGCGGCTCTGTCGGCTGGCTTGGCCGCGTCGCTGCTGTTGGTGGCGATTATCGCCGGGATCGGCTGGTACAGCACCGAGTGGCAACTGGCTCGTGTGATGCAAAACAACCGCCAGGGGCAATTGGCGGTGAACGATCTATACACGTTTATTCGCGATGAGCCGCTGCTGAATATGCCGGGGCACGAGGCGATACGGGCCGAGTTGCTGCAGCGTGGCCTCGATCACTATCAGCAGTTGATCGACTTGGCGGGCGAGAACGAAACGCTGCCCGCCGATCTCTTGGAAGCCCGAACGCAGCTTGGTCTGCTGAAGCTGGAGATTCGTGATCCGGCCGAAGCGGCTCTACAGTTTCGTCAGGTGATCGACGACGCGAAGAAGCTGCCGAAAGAGATTGCGGAGACTCGACAAGTACTCAGCAGCGTGAGCGACAGTTGGAACGGGCTCGGACAAACGTTGCATCGCGCAGGGAAGGAGGCGGATGCGGCGGCGGCGTTCGACAAGGCGATTGCGTTGCGGACCGCAATCGTCAAACAGGCGGCCGGCGAACTGGAGCCTGTCCGGAAACTGGCGAACGCCAAGATGAACCATGCGCTCATTCTGGCTGCCCAAGGTAAGCGGGACGATTCGCAGCAGGAACAGATCGTCGCCCAGCGCGATCGGCGTCAGCTGCTTCGCGACCATGACAAGGACGCGAAACTGCTCCGCGATTACGCCAAGGGGCAGTTCAATCTGGCTCGGCTCGAATTGACGACGCAAGGCGTGACGCCCAAGGCGACGGAGTTGCTGCAAGATGCGACGCAGCGATTCGGTCGGCTTACGGCCCTCTATTCGACCGATGCGGAACTTTGGCAGCGCTACATCGAGTGCCTGCTGACGATGTCTCAGTTGGAGGATTTCCCGCATTCCTCGCTGCAGAAGGCGTGCGATCTGTTGCCATCAGCGATGGTGCTAGCACCGGAAAATCGGGAGTATCGGATTCGCTTGATCACGATCGCGCAGCAGGCGATCGAGATTCAGATGGAGAATCGCAACTTTGATCAGGCCAATGAGCTGTGGGAAAAGGTGGAGACCAAGCTGGTCCAAAGATTGGGGGACGAGGATCAATCGATCGAAGCTGTCCGCCTGCGGCTGCTGTCGCTGCGGCAGCATGGATTGATCACGCTGGGAATGGGGGACAAGGGTTTGGCCCGGCGGCATTTGCGAGCGGCAATTCAGCGCAATAGGAATACGAAAGAGGATCCCGCCTACGCGGCGATCTGGACGTCCGCCTGGAAAAACGATTGGGAAGCGATCGAGCGACTGGCCGACTCGCTCGATTAA
- a CDS encoding HTTM domain-containing protein, whose amino-acid sequence MNPVSESTRVVGVTPWLPRPLSSFRWWTAPIAVHYYAMLRIGVAAVLLVDQLVTMLPQLSVLYGRGSTGDPQIYSWFFDRPQLHWSLLQQISDPQAITLAFYFWIAATIGLLIGWNTRICAIVVWALSISFTNLNMYAINAGDHIHGMLLLYVMLTPCGAVWSIDALRRSTSGEPSVQLLASPWALRLLLIQFAFMYGASGLCKFSGHNWTAGDSLYYVLRDLSLTRFSADLLPTPYWVTQIMTWSVLVWETGFPLLILFRRTRIWALWFGVSMHLGIFVSMELGCFPLYLLAAYVPLIMYEYQATARVSQTDTAAVAPTALAAAPVA is encoded by the coding sequence ATGAACCCTGTCTCAGAATCAACCCGCGTTGTTGGCGTTACTCCTTGGCTCCCCCGTCCGTTGTCGAGCTTCCGCTGGTGGACCGCGCCGATCGCCGTTCATTACTACGCAATGCTGCGGATTGGCGTCGCGGCGGTTCTGCTGGTCGATCAGTTGGTCACCATGCTGCCGCAACTGTCGGTCTTGTATGGCCGCGGCAGCACCGGCGACCCGCAGATCTACAGCTGGTTCTTCGATCGCCCGCAACTTCACTGGTCGCTGCTGCAGCAGATCAGCGATCCCCAGGCGATCACGCTGGCGTTCTACTTTTGGATCGCGGCCACAATCGGCCTATTGATCGGCTGGAACACCCGAATCTGTGCGATCGTGGTTTGGGCGCTGTCGATTTCGTTCACCAACCTCAACATGTACGCGATCAACGCTGGCGATCACATTCATGGAATGTTGCTGTTGTACGTGATGCTCACTCCCTGCGGCGCCGTTTGGTCGATCGACGCGTTGCGTCGGTCGACCTCCGGCGAGCCAAGCGTTCAGCTGCTCGCTTCCCCATGGGCCCTGCGTCTGCTGCTGATTCAATTCGCCTTCATGTATGGCGCCAGCGGGCTCTGCAAGTTCTCTGGGCACAACTGGACTGCTGGCGATAGCCTGTACTACGTGCTGCGAGACTTGAGCCTGACCCGTTTCTCGGCCGACCTGCTGCCGACGCCCTACTGGGTAACGCAGATCATGACCTGGAGCGTGCTGGTTTGGGAGACCGGATTTCCGCTGTTAATCCTGTTCCGACGTACTCGCATTTGGGCCTTGTGGTTTGGGGTCTCGATGCACTTGGGGATCTTCGTCTCGATGGAACTTGGCTGCTTTCCACTCTACCTGTTGGCCGCCTATGTGCCGCTGATCATGTACGAATACCAGGCGACCGCGCGAGTTAGCCAAACCGATACCGCAGCAGTCGCCCCAACCGCCTTAGCGGCGGCGCCAGTTGCGTAA
- a CDS encoding DNA methyltransferase family protein, with protein sequence MESTKTKKGQDEFGDFQTPAALADEVVRLLAAQSLRPATIIEPTCGQGTFVHAALAHFPAAQVIGVEINPAYVAQLQQSLQGEKRATIERGDFFSVDWQTKLRQFPQPILLLGNPPWVTNAQQTLFQSDNLPQKSNFQRQAGIDAITGKSNFDISEWMLRQLVTLLDDRSAEIAMLCKTMVARKVLQAAWKESQRIAHAEIRQINAAEHFGVAVDACLLRCTLGGKPTTTCLTFDSLSADAPSRQLGIVDNTLVQDVAAYRRWRRLAGDSPYQWRSGVKHDCAKVMELRTAGTKLQNGLNETVELESDYLFPMLKSSEVAGGALQPKRQMLVPQRKTADPTDQIEQIAPRTWAYLQRHGEALDRRRSSIYRRRPRFSVFGVGDYAFAPWKVAISGFYKRLQFAVIGSAGDKPVVVDDTVYFLACQSEEEARLLATLLHSEPAQQFYASQVFWDAKRPITVDLLKRLNLAAVAQDLGLVKEFAKFASNNRASGDA encoded by the coding sequence ATGGAATCGACCAAGACCAAGAAGGGTCAAGACGAGTTCGGCGATTTTCAAACTCCGGCAGCGCTGGCCGACGAGGTCGTGCGTTTGCTCGCCGCGCAGTCGCTTCGCCCCGCTACGATCATCGAACCGACCTGCGGTCAGGGCACCTTCGTGCATGCGGCGCTGGCCCATTTTCCCGCTGCCCAGGTAATCGGCGTCGAGATCAATCCCGCCTACGTCGCCCAGTTGCAACAATCGCTGCAAGGCGAAAAGCGAGCGACCATCGAGCGGGGCGATTTCTTCTCGGTCGATTGGCAGACGAAGCTTCGCCAATTTCCCCAGCCGATTCTCCTGTTGGGCAATCCACCCTGGGTGACCAACGCTCAGCAAACCCTCTTTCAAAGCGACAACCTGCCGCAAAAGTCAAACTTCCAGCGGCAAGCGGGCATTGACGCCATCACCGGTAAGAGCAACTTCGACATCTCGGAATGGATGCTCCGTCAGTTGGTGACGCTGCTGGATGATCGCTCGGCGGAGATCGCCATGCTGTGCAAGACGATGGTCGCTCGCAAGGTGCTGCAGGCTGCCTGGAAAGAGTCGCAGCGAATCGCCCACGCCGAGATTCGCCAGATCAACGCGGCGGAGCATTTTGGCGTGGCGGTCGACGCCTGCCTGTTGCGCTGCACGTTGGGCGGCAAGCCGACAACGACCTGCCTGACGTTCGATTCGCTCTCCGCTGACGCGCCAAGTCGCCAATTGGGGATCGTCGACAATACGTTGGTCCAAGATGTCGCAGCATATCGCCGATGGCGGCGTCTGGCCGGCGATTCCCCCTATCAATGGCGATCGGGCGTCAAACACGACTGCGCCAAGGTCATGGAGCTACGAACCGCCGGAACAAAACTGCAAAACGGCCTCAACGAAACGGTCGAGCTGGAGTCGGACTACCTCTTCCCGATGTTGAAGAGCTCGGAAGTCGCCGGCGGCGCACTTCAACCGAAGCGACAGATGCTGGTACCCCAGCGAAAGACGGCCGATCCGACCGATCAGATCGAGCAAATCGCACCACGAACTTGGGCCTATCTGCAACGGCATGGCGAAGCCCTCGATCGTCGTCGCAGCTCCATCTATCGTCGCCGTCCGCGGTTTTCGGTCTTTGGCGTTGGCGATTACGCTTTCGCTCCCTGGAAAGTGGCGATCTCCGGGTTCTACAAGCGGTTGCAATTCGCGGTGATTGGTAGCGCTGGCGACAAACCGGTGGTGGTGGACGACACCGTCTACTTTCTCGCTTGCCAAAGCGAAGAGGAGGCCCGGCTGCTCGCCACGTTGCTCCACAGCGAACCGGCGCAGCAGTTCTACGCCTCGCAAGTTTTCTGGGACGCCAAGCGTCCCATCACGGTCGACCTGCTGAAACGCTTGAACCTGGCCGCGGTCGCGCAAGACCTGGGACTGGTCAAAGAGTTCGCCAAGTTCGCGTCGAACAACAGGGCAAGTGGCGACGCTTAA
- a CDS encoding RNA polymerase sigma factor, whose amino-acid sequence MDEQDEQDVWPDQQWFAALASGDPSIEEEFWKTYAGPLHRVADRQLSQQLKRRVDPEDVVQSACRTFFRRVRQGEFQLQDRSDLWRLLLTITLNKARMQARFHGRACRGMDREQSLAEEPAGGKGRNFEDALAEIDFNDFLESILKHLTEEQQEILQRTLDGQTQDEIAAAVGCSQRTVRRMQTKIRESLQSILQADLSLS is encoded by the coding sequence ATGGATGAGCAAGATGAGCAAGACGTTTGGCCCGATCAGCAATGGTTCGCCGCGCTCGCCTCCGGCGATCCGTCGATCGAAGAAGAGTTTTGGAAGACGTACGCCGGACCGCTGCATCGGGTCGCCGATCGGCAGCTGTCGCAGCAGCTAAAGCGCCGCGTCGATCCTGAAGATGTCGTGCAGTCGGCCTGCCGGACTTTTTTCCGCCGCGTGCGGCAGGGAGAGTTTCAACTGCAGGATCGAAGCGACCTGTGGCGTTTGCTGCTGACGATCACGCTGAACAAGGCCCGGATGCAGGCCCGCTTCCACGGTCGCGCTTGTCGCGGAATGGATCGGGAACAATCGCTGGCCGAAGAGCCGGCCGGCGGCAAAGGGAGGAATTTTGAAGACGCGCTGGCCGAGATCGATTTCAACGACTTCCTGGAATCGATCCTGAAACACCTAACCGAGGAACAGCAAGAGATTTTGCAGCGGACCCTCGACGGGCAAACGCAAGACGAAATCGCCGCCGCCGTCGGTTGCAGCCAGCGAACGGTGCGGCGGATGCAAACCAAGATTCGCGAATCGTTGCAGTCGATCCTGCAAGCCGATTTGAGTTTGTCGTAA
- a CDS encoding TfoX/Sxy family DNA transformation protein: MSETRPIESLRNLGPKIAAWLRESGIETIEELDRLGPVVAFRLVKRRQKGASLNLLWALAAGSKTKIGGS; the protein is encoded by the coding sequence ATGAGCGAAACCCGCCCGATCGAGTCGCTCCGAAATTTGGGGCCGAAAATCGCGGCTTGGTTGCGGGAAAGTGGAATCGAGACGATCGAAGAGCTGGACCGTCTTGGCCCGGTCGTCGCTTTTCGTTTGGTCAAACGGCGTCAAAAAGGGGCGAGCCTGAACCTACTATGGGCGCTGGCGGCCGGATCAAAGACCAAGATTGGCGGGAGTTGA
- a CDS encoding sulfatase-like hydrolase/transferase — protein sequence MRTSLLLACVTLLVAPLALSAAETERPNIILIMADDVGYECFGCYGSKQYQTPNIDRMAAGGMQFTHCYSQPLCTPSRVKLMTGLVNARNYSAFSVLDRDQYTFGHLLKEAGYRNMIAGKWQLYGAENYSKQFRGKGTLPGDAGFDQWCLWQVDKLGERYDAPLLNINGENRQFGKEKYGPDICVDQILNFIDQESDKPFFVYYPMILVHDPFVPTPDSAIRDRKAKQRNFEDMVAYMDKLIGKIVDHVEQRGLTDNTLILFVGDNGAHVRLASQLDGEKIQGGKGKTTDAGTRVPMIGYWPGKIPAGQTCDDLVDFSDFFPTLAQFAAAKIPGAIDGRSFSPQLLGEPGTPREWFYCYYNPRPERTKPTIFVRDQRWKLYDDGRLFDVANDVLEKRPITDPDGKPGAKAAHAKLSAALESMPAKGASLLQFPAGPAPSAAK from the coding sequence ATGCGAACCAGCCTGCTTCTCGCCTGTGTTACGCTACTCGTCGCACCGCTTGCCTTGTCGGCTGCCGAAACCGAGCGGCCCAACATCATCCTGATCATGGCGGATGACGTCGGCTACGAGTGCTTCGGCTGCTACGGTTCTAAACAGTATCAAACGCCCAACATCGATCGGATGGCGGCCGGCGGAATGCAGTTTACGCATTGCTATTCGCAGCCTCTCTGCACGCCGAGTCGCGTCAAGTTGATGACTGGGCTGGTCAACGCACGAAACTACTCCGCCTTTTCGGTTCTCGATCGCGATCAGTACACGTTCGGCCATCTGCTGAAAGAAGCCGGCTATCGCAACATGATCGCCGGCAAGTGGCAGCTCTACGGCGCCGAAAACTACAGCAAACAGTTTCGCGGCAAGGGCACGCTTCCTGGCGACGCCGGCTTCGACCAGTGGTGCTTGTGGCAAGTCGACAAACTGGGCGAACGTTACGACGCGCCGCTGCTCAACATCAATGGCGAGAACAGGCAGTTCGGCAAAGAGAAATATGGCCCCGACATCTGCGTCGACCAGATATTGAACTTCATTGATCAAGAGTCGGACAAGCCGTTCTTCGTCTACTATCCGATGATCTTGGTTCACGACCCGTTCGTCCCGACGCCTGACAGTGCAATCCGCGACCGCAAGGCGAAGCAGCGGAACTTTGAAGACATGGTCGCCTACATGGACAAGCTGATCGGCAAGATCGTCGATCATGTCGAGCAGCGGGGGCTGACCGACAACACGCTGATCTTGTTTGTGGGAGACAATGGCGCGCATGTTCGACTTGCCTCACAACTTGACGGCGAGAAGATCCAAGGGGGCAAAGGAAAGACGACCGACGCCGGGACGCGGGTTCCGATGATTGGCTATTGGCCTGGCAAGATTCCGGCTGGCCAGACGTGCGACGATTTGGTCGACTTCTCCGACTTCTTTCCGACCTTGGCCCAATTCGCCGCTGCCAAAATCCCCGGCGCGATCGACGGTCGCTCCTTTTCCCCGCAACTGCTGGGCGAACCAGGCACGCCGCGCGAGTGGTTCTACTGCTACTACAATCCGCGTCCCGAGCGCACTAAGCCGACTATCTTTGTCCGCGATCAACGCTGGAAACTCTACGACGATGGTCGGCTGTTCGATGTCGCCAACGACGTGCTCGAGAAACGCCCCATCACCGATCCCGACGGAAAGCCGGGCGCCAAAGCGGCCCACGCCAAGCTATCCGCTGCACTCGAGTCGATGCCTGCGAAAGGCGCTTCGCTGCTGCAGTTTCCGGCCGGCCCCGCCCCTTCCGCCGCCAAGTGA
- a CDS encoding class I SAM-dependent methyltransferase, with product MTAKESIQLTQERETLLITLYGKAEESRLSDSLLQDHHAVGVMDRLDYDFPKLRVTRDGMISVAIRSKTLDDWTRAFLQRHPKATVLHLGCGLDSRILRVDPAEEVAWIEVDFPEVIELRQRIFAARPGCHVIGASILEADWLASIPKHRPTLVVAEGVLPYLPAAAVPELFRQITEHFDQGEIAFDAYSPLGVKTLNLLPSIQATGARLRWGLGDPRSLESQAPRLKLVAEESGFDPGQLTRISWPLRTLAQLTQLAPPLRRLGRLLRYRFG from the coding sequence GTGACGGCCAAGGAATCGATTCAGCTGACGCAGGAGCGGGAAACGCTGCTGATCACCTTGTACGGCAAGGCCGAAGAGAGCCGCCTAAGCGATTCGCTGCTGCAAGATCATCACGCGGTCGGCGTGATGGACCGTCTCGACTACGACTTTCCGAAACTGCGTGTGACGCGCGACGGCATGATCAGCGTTGCGATCCGTTCCAAAACGCTCGACGATTGGACGCGAGCGTTTTTGCAGCGCCATCCCAAGGCGACGGTGCTGCACCTGGGTTGTGGTTTGGATAGTCGCATCTTGCGGGTTGATCCCGCCGAGGAGGTCGCCTGGATTGAAGTCGACTTTCCGGAAGTGATCGAACTCCGGCAGAGGATCTTCGCCGCGCGTCCAGGCTGCCACGTGATCGGCGCTTCGATCCTCGAAGCCGACTGGTTGGCGTCGATTCCAAAGCATCGTCCGACGCTGGTGGTCGCCGAAGGCGTGCTTCCCTATCTGCCGGCGGCGGCTGTGCCTGAATTGTTTCGACAAATCACCGAGCACTTTGACCAGGGGGAGATTGCGTTTGACGCGTACAGTCCGTTGGGCGTGAAGACGCTCAATTTGCTGCCGTCGATTCAAGCGACCGGGGCTCGGCTGCGTTGGGGATTGGGAGATCCCCGCTCGCTGGAGTCGCAAGCGCCAAGGCTAAAGCTTGTCGCCGAGGAGAGCGGCTTCGATCCGGGCCAGCTGACCCGGATCTCGTGGCCGCTAAGGACGCTCGCCCAGCTTACGCAACTGGCGCCGCCGCTAAGGCGGTTGGGGCGACTGCTGCGGTATCGGTTTGGCTAA